One stretch of Leptospira mtsangambouensis DNA includes these proteins:
- a CDS encoding 7TM diverse intracellular signaling domain-containing protein has protein sequence MRTLLTVILSGLVFSCSRLEIQKSITDDSFVPQKIDYAISSGSDVNFQKLRWTPIFKNNLSLGFQSDHVFLRLKATNQTSANKLILDLGNPHLDFVRVYEEGNPEPIKEGGDFIAHSHWDAFSKSIAFELDWKENEAKTLILETKSSSNVSYLIRFYSKDTFYLKENLENTILGFFYGTILIMVIYNLFIYFILKEKAYITYSISIFFNLALQMYLNGILNQVITLDHPEIHNRIGSIIVTCSAVSGWTFSQQTLNLRELNPWSHRLIQSLKFVVLFYILIPYSYLPIAIAVRLGNLIAQVFVVSVLLVALVNYSTGNKQARLFLFGWSTLLFGILMYTLMQNGVLPVNLLTIYGNQIGSTLEAGILSLALANKINELKEEKANTQALALVTLEEKVRERTKTLDESLNLIKKDLNVAKKIQKTLFSDIKTSDPRIHFHSYYQSMSEVGGDFYDLTQVKPDYYRIFVADATGHGIQAALITMAIKAEYESLKMIYDHPDDLVFHMNQIFINKYSNIQTIFTCSVCDIDLKNKLLFYSSAGHPDQIHQRIDDIKLLPRTGKIIGLMDHTQYRIIEHQIEEGDRIFLFTDGIFEQFNPEKELFGEERLYDILKENMKMSLDHTMAKVLSELSSFTEGDVKQDDITFIGCEIQSLS, from the coding sequence ATGCGGACACTCCTAACAGTCATTTTGTCGGGTTTAGTATTCTCATGTTCCCGATTGGAAATCCAAAAATCCATCACAGATGATAGTTTTGTTCCGCAAAAAATCGATTATGCGATCTCTTCGGGTTCCGATGTCAATTTCCAAAAACTTCGATGGACTCCTATCTTTAAAAATAACTTAAGTTTGGGTTTTCAATCGGATCATGTTTTCCTTAGATTGAAAGCAACCAACCAAACTTCTGCAAACAAACTAATTTTAGATTTAGGAAATCCACATTTAGATTTTGTTCGAGTTTATGAAGAAGGAAATCCGGAACCTATCAAAGAAGGTGGAGATTTTATTGCACACTCTCATTGGGATGCATTTTCAAAATCCATTGCTTTTGAATTGGATTGGAAAGAAAACGAAGCCAAAACTTTAATTTTAGAAACCAAATCTTCATCAAACGTCAGTTACCTGATTCGGTTCTACTCCAAAGACACATTTTATTTAAAAGAAAATTTAGAAAATACCATTCTCGGTTTCTTTTACGGAACCATATTGATCATGGTAATTTACAATTTATTTATATATTTTATCTTAAAAGAAAAAGCATATATTACTTATTCCATATCCATTTTTTTTAACCTAGCCCTTCAAATGTATTTGAATGGAATATTAAACCAAGTCATTACACTTGACCATCCAGAAATTCACAACCGAATCGGAAGTATTATCGTCACCTGCTCCGCAGTTTCCGGTTGGACATTTTCCCAACAAACTTTGAATTTGCGAGAATTAAACCCTTGGTCACACAGACTCATCCAATCTTTAAAATTTGTAGTTCTATTTTATATTTTAATTCCATATTCTTACCTACCAATTGCCATTGCAGTTCGATTGGGAAATCTAATTGCTCAAGTTTTTGTAGTTTCTGTTCTTCTTGTTGCTTTGGTTAATTATAGCACCGGAAATAAACAAGCAAGGTTGTTTCTATTTGGATGGAGTACCTTACTTTTTGGGATTTTGATGTACACTTTGATGCAAAACGGAGTTTTGCCTGTAAATCTATTAACTATTTATGGAAACCAAATTGGTTCCACTTTAGAAGCGGGAATTTTATCACTTGCTCTGGCCAATAAAATCAACGAACTAAAAGAAGAAAAAGCAAACACCCAAGCCTTAGCACTTGTCACTCTTGAAGAAAAGGTAAGAGAACGTACAAAAACTTTGGATGAATCGTTAAACTTAATCAAAAAGGATTTGAATGTTGCTAAAAAAATTCAAAAAACTTTGTTCTCAGATATTAAAACTAGTGATCCAAGAATCCACTTTCACTCCTACTATCAGTCGATGTCCGAAGTAGGAGGTGATTTTTACGACCTAACACAGGTAAAACCAGATTACTATCGAATTTTTGTAGCGGATGCTACAGGCCATGGAATTCAAGCCGCACTCATCACAATGGCGATCAAAGCGGAATACGAATCACTCAAAATGATTTACGATCATCCCGATGATTTGGTATTTCATATGAACCAAATCTTTATTAACAAATATAGCAATATTCAAACAATATTTACCTGCTCTGTTTGCGATATTGACTTAAAAAACAAATTACTCTTCTATTCTTCAGCAGGTCACCCTGATCAAATTCACCAAAGAATTGATGATATAAAACTTTTACCAAGAACTGGGAAAATCATAGGACTTATGGATCATACCCAGTACCGAATCATCGAACACCAAATCGAAGAAGGCGATCGTATTTTTCTCTTTACCGATGGAATTTTTGAACAGTTCAATCCTGAAAAAGAACTATTCGGTGAAGAACGTTTGTATGATATTTTAAAAGAGAACATGAAGATGAGTTTGGATCATACGATGGCAAAGGTACTCAGTGAACTATCTTCTTTTACTGAAGGTGATGTAAAACAAGACGATATTACATTTATCGGTTGCGAAATTCAAAGTCT